In the Cytobacillus luteolus genome, TGCAATTATAGTTCGTCTCGTTCTCATTATTTTAAAATACTAATTTTAAGTTTGTAAGACGAAAAAGGAGGAACATAATGGAGCAAAAGGAACTACAGAAACTTGTAGAAACCACATCCATTCAGTGGTTTGGCAAGCCTTTTCGTCACGAAGCGATATTTAATAGCAGACTACGTACAACAGGTGGTCGTTATTTATTAAACACTCATGATATTGAATTAAACCCAAAGCACTATGAGGAATATGGTGAACAAGAGCTAATAGATATTATTAAGCATGAACTATGCCATTATCACTTACATATAGAAGGTAAAGGATATAAGCACAGAGATTCAGATTTTAAAGAGCTTTTAGAAAAAGTGAAAGCTCCCAGATTCTGTACACCCTTAAAATCAATTAAACGAACAAAGCTTTCAGTGCAACATATATATAAATGCTCTAAGTGCGACCAGGAATACAGAAGAAAAAGAAAGGTAGATACAAAAAGGTATGTATGTGGGAAGTGTTCAGGGAAATTATTGGAATTATAACTTAAGGTTGACTTTAAAAAGGGGTCTGTGATAAATTATAAAAGCCGTCGTGAAACGGACGGTTTTTGAAGTCATTCTTTTAATGATGTTCTTGACAAGAAAATAACAGCTTCATATAATAAAAGAAGCAAAAGAC is a window encoding:
- a CDS encoding SprT family protein, with translation MEQKELQKLVETTSIQWFGKPFRHEAIFNSRLRTTGGRYLLNTHDIELNPKHYEEYGEQELIDIIKHELCHYHLHIEGKGYKHRDSDFKELLEKVKAPRFCTPLKSIKRTKLSVQHIYKCSKCDQEYRRKRKVDTKRYVCGKCSGKLLEL